The following coding sequences lie in one Leptospira saintgironsiae genomic window:
- a CDS encoding pyridoxal phosphate-dependent aminotransferase, producing MEWNARRLDVIEPSPTLAISAKAAELKKKGEDIVSFGAGEPDFETPAHIKEAAKKAIDKGQTRYTAVSGTVELRDAIITKFKRDNGLEYARNQIIVGTGGKQVIYNFFLATLNPGDEVVIPAPYWVSYADIVRLAEGKAVIVPTSKADNFRISPAQLEKAITPKTKVVVLNSPSNPTGSAYSRKELEAIGEVILKHKVMVLSDDIYESIVFDGFQFSNLAMLSPELKELTFVTNGVSKAYSMTGWRIGYGAGPLHIIQNMDTIQSQSTSNPSSISQAAAEAALNGDQACVAEMAKAFQKRRDLIVGLLNEIPGVEVNVPQGAFYVFPYLTGAYETDGFKKLQAASSETSKSKLFCAHLLDKYKVAAVPGIAFGDDNALRLSYAMGEEDIKKGVARISEMVKDFSR from the coding sequence ATGGAATGGAACGCAAGAAGGCTAGATGTAATCGAGCCTTCACCCACCCTAGCAATCAGCGCTAAGGCGGCAGAACTAAAAAAGAAAGGCGAAGACATCGTAAGTTTCGGAGCAGGAGAACCTGACTTCGAGACACCGGCCCATATTAAAGAGGCTGCTAAAAAAGCGATCGATAAGGGGCAGACCCGATACACTGCCGTTTCCGGTACGGTGGAACTCCGAGACGCAATCATTACAAAATTCAAAAGAGATAATGGACTGGAATATGCCAGAAACCAGATCATTGTAGGAACAGGCGGAAAGCAGGTTATCTATAATTTCTTCTTAGCTACTTTAAATCCTGGAGACGAGGTTGTGATCCCTGCTCCTTATTGGGTAAGCTACGCAGATATAGTACGTCTGGCAGAAGGTAAGGCAGTTATTGTTCCTACCAGCAAAGCAGACAATTTCAGAATTTCTCCTGCACAATTAGAGAAAGCGATCACACCTAAAACAAAGGTAGTGGTTCTGAACTCTCCATCTAACCCGACTGGTTCTGCATATTCCAGAAAGGAATTAGAAGCAATTGGAGAAGTGATCTTAAAACATAAGGTCATGGTTCTAAGCGACGATATCTATGAGAGTATCGTCTTTGACGGATTCCAATTTTCGAATCTGGCAATGCTTTCTCCTGAACTAAAAGAACTTACATTCGTAACTAATGGTGTGTCCAAAGCATATTCCATGACTGGTTGGAGAATAGGTTACGGTGCTGGACCTTTACATATTATCCAAAATATGGATACAATCCAAAGTCAGTCTACATCCAATCCTTCTTCTATCTCCCAAGCTGCCGCAGAAGCTGCATTGAATGGAGATCAGGCATGCGTAGCTGAAATGGCTAAAGCATTCCAAAAGAGAAGGGACCTGATCGTAGGACTTCTAAATGAGATCCCAGGAGTAGAAGTGAATGTTCCTCAAGGCGCATTCTATGTATTCCCTTACCTGACTGGTGCTTACGAAACTGATGGTTTCAAAAAGTTACAGGCTGCAAGTTCAGAGACTAGCAAGAGTAAATTATTCTGCGCTCATCTTTTGGATAAGTATAAAGTAGCTGCAGTTCCAGGGATTGCATTCGGAGACGATAATGCACTTCGTCTATCTTATGCGATGGGAGAAGAAGATATCAAAAAAGGTGTCGCAAGAATCTCCGAAATGGTAAAGGATTTCTCCCGTTAA
- a CDS encoding alpha/beta fold hydrolase yields MFKEVKLFFKEYPAKETATLTTPILILHGLFGSSKNWVSVSDFLSSYSKVYSLDLRNHGDSPHSPEHSLSLMAEDIKEFIEDQKLDKVILLGHSMGGLVAMTFALRHPEKVEDLIIQDIAPRDYEFKYEGELAVLRTDLSKFKNRQEIDSATSDFVTNPFIRNFLLMNLDRTESGQYRWKLNVDAISHSKNMFQAEFLGADKQYSGKVMFIIGGDSEYFHTSDKIVCLEYFPNAKFETIPGGDHYIHFTKAEEFRKILSSFMDSIVSGSEK; encoded by the coding sequence ATGTTTAAAGAAGTGAAACTTTTCTTTAAAGAATATCCTGCTAAAGAAACTGCAACTCTTACTACTCCTATCCTAATATTACACGGACTGTTCGGTTCTTCCAAAAACTGGGTAAGTGTTTCCGATTTTTTAAGTTCTTATTCCAAAGTATACAGCCTGGATCTTAGAAACCACGGAGATTCCCCACATTCTCCAGAACATTCTTTGAGTTTAATGGCAGAAGATATAAAAGAATTTATAGAAGATCAAAAACTCGATAAAGTCATCCTACTTGGACATTCCATGGGCGGCTTAGTCGCAATGACATTTGCACTAAGACATCCTGAAAAGGTAGAAGATCTGATCATCCAGGATATCGCTCCTAGAGACTATGAATTCAAATACGAAGGGGAGCTTGCAGTTTTAAGAACGGATCTTTCTAAATTTAAGAATAGGCAAGAGATCGATTCGGCAACTTCTGATTTTGTAACAAATCCATTCATTCGGAATTTTTTACTCATGAACCTGGATAGAACGGAATCCGGACAATATCGCTGGAAATTGAATGTGGATGCAATTTCACATTCTAAAAATATGTTCCAAGCGGAATTTTTAGGGGCAGATAAGCAATATTCTGGAAAGGTAATGTTCATTATCGGAGGAGATTCCGAATATTTTCATACAAGTGATAAGATTGTATGTTTAGAATATTTCCCGAATGCCAAGTTTGAAACCATTCCAGGTGGAGACCATTATATTCATTTCACCAAAGCGGAAGAATTTCGTAAGATCCTTTCTTCCTTTATGGATTCGATCGTTTCCGGTTCGGAAAAATAA
- a CDS encoding sodium:solute symporter family transporter, with protein MHFAWSDALVLFFYFGIVLYSGYKSGRNSSESKEFFLANRSLSWVPLSLSIVATETSALTFLSVPGIAYSGNFTFLQVVFGYILGRTIVALVLIPLTYHHNFLSVYEWVGTRFGRKSQKTMSGLFSVTRILGDGVRLYASTLPVAMLLELGLPKILPYSFSQYSIGVWTLAIVTLITVLYTMQGGFRSVVWVDTLQYFVYVFGGVFALILLYQSSQEPLGVIFSAWEANKLKVLEWENASATYFLPWAVLGGALLSLGTHGADQMFIQRSLAARNVKDAQKAMISSGIAVFFQMILFLAIGTFLFYKFNGQTIAQDKVFSKFLIEEVPAPFLGLLLSGILASTMSTLSSSINSLSLTAKADFGWNLGGQKLSSLFFGILLFFSSFFFFSLPENYTKGLLELGLKISSFTVGSMVAVFLTEVIPFLRKRITVSDLGLALALAGSIFVTGISGTVKNYNFTVLVPLGMILFWTFSLILGFIFPNRKRSNP; from the coding sequence ATGCATTTTGCTTGGTCCGATGCTCTTGTTTTATTTTTCTATTTTGGGATCGTTCTGTATTCCGGTTATAAATCTGGACGTAATAGTTCTGAATCCAAGGAATTCTTCTTAGCAAACAGATCTCTTTCTTGGGTTCCACTTTCACTTTCCATTGTAGCGACGGAAACCTCTGCATTGACCTTTCTTTCCGTTCCTGGAATTGCTTATTCTGGAAACTTCACATTCTTGCAGGTTGTATTCGGATATATTTTAGGAAGAACTATTGTTGCACTCGTTCTGATCCCACTCACCTATCATCACAATTTTCTTTCAGTTTACGAATGGGTCGGAACCAGATTCGGAAGAAAATCCCAAAAAACAATGTCCGGCCTTTTTTCAGTGACTCGAATTTTGGGAGATGGAGTCAGGCTTTACGCATCCACACTCCCTGTTGCGATGTTATTAGAGTTAGGTCTTCCTAAAATTTTACCCTATTCGTTTAGTCAATATTCGATTGGAGTTTGGACCTTAGCAATAGTCACCTTGATCACTGTTTTATATACAATGCAAGGTGGATTCAGATCAGTTGTTTGGGTGGATACATTACAATATTTTGTATATGTATTCGGAGGAGTATTCGCACTCATCCTACTCTATCAATCAAGCCAAGAACCTTTAGGCGTTATTTTTTCTGCTTGGGAAGCAAACAAACTGAAAGTTTTAGAATGGGAGAACGCGTCCGCGACTTACTTCCTGCCTTGGGCAGTTTTAGGCGGGGCTTTACTCAGTTTAGGAACCCACGGAGCAGACCAAATGTTTATCCAAAGATCACTTGCTGCAAGAAATGTAAAAGATGCACAAAAAGCAATGATCAGTTCAGGTATCGCAGTATTCTTTCAGATGATATTGTTCTTAGCAATTGGAACGTTCTTATTCTATAAATTTAATGGGCAGACAATCGCACAAGACAAGGTATTTTCTAAATTTCTAATAGAAGAAGTTCCAGCCCCATTTTTAGGACTTCTACTTTCTGGGATACTGGCATCCACAATGTCTACATTATCCAGTTCCATAAATTCATTATCATTAACAGCAAAGGCAGATTTCGGTTGGAATTTAGGAGGGCAGAAACTTTCCTCTCTATTCTTCGGGATCTTACTTTTCTTTAGTTCCTTCTTCTTTTTCTCCCTTCCTGAAAATTATACAAAGGGGCTCTTGGAATTGGGACTAAAGATCTCATCGTTCACTGTGGGTTCTATGGTAGCGGTCTTTTTAACAGAGGTAATCCCATTCTTAAGAAAAAGAATAACAGTTTCCGATCTGGGATTAGCCCTTGCTTTAGCTGGCTCAATATTTGTGACTGGAATTTCAGGAACTGTGAAGAACTATAATTTTACGGTTCTTGTCCCTCTTGGAATGATCTTATTCTGGACTTTCTCTTTAATCTTAGGGTTTATTTTTCCGAACCGGAAACGATCGAATCCATAA